The following are encoded in a window of Desulfonatronovibrio magnus genomic DNA:
- a CDS encoding rhodanese-like domain-containing protein has translation MNEQQIIDLSAQEFKDFTGKQKEDSFNLVDVRTPQEYAHFHIPGAVLVPLYELEGRLGEIAADKNTVFYCRSGKRSMSASILARDSGLLHQDIYNLAGGILAYQGKTLANYPKINLFSRLTNQKLVLQKAIDLEKGAQNFYSILADSIQDQELQNKISKLAKLEKGHAKMVYSLNAQAFDDDFEMVFAKAGGDIMEGGSEISAWIDELKNVDEPGLHSYLLEMALEVETMAYDMYRNLAQKSNSQELSECFFKLAEQEKAHMRIVSSMFKDLNI, from the coding sequence GTGAATGAACAGCAGATAATTGACCTTTCAGCACAGGAGTTTAAAGATTTCACAGGTAAGCAAAAAGAGGATTCATTCAATCTTGTTGATGTAAGAACACCCCAGGAATACGCACATTTTCATATTCCCGGAGCCGTTCTTGTGCCTCTTTACGAGCTTGAGGGCAGGCTTGGTGAAATTGCAGCTGATAAAAACACAGTTTTTTATTGTCGCAGCGGCAAAAGATCCATGAGCGCTTCCATCCTGGCCAGGGATAGTGGGCTCTTGCATCAGGATATTTATAACCTGGCAGGCGGTATTCTCGCTTACCAGGGAAAAACATTGGCTAATTATCCCAAGATTAATCTTTTTTCCAGACTGACTAATCAAAAACTGGTATTGCAAAAAGCCATTGATTTAGAAAAAGGTGCTCAAAATTTTTACTCGATTCTGGCTGACAGTATACAAGACCAGGAGTTGCAAAATAAAATCAGCAAGCTGGCCAAGCTTGAAAAGGGGCACGCTAAAATGGTCTACAGTCTGAATGCTCAAGCCTTTGATGATGATTTTGAAATGGTTTTTGCCAAGGCTGGTGGCGATATCATGGAAGGCGGGTCAGAAATTTCTGCCTGGATTGATGAACTCAAAAATGTCGATGAACCAGGATTGCATTCATATCTGCTGGAAATGGCTCTTGAGGTGGAAACAATGGCGTATGACATGTACCGTAACTTAGCTCAGAAAAGTAACTCTCAAGAATTGTCAGAATGTTTTTTCAAACTTGCTGAACAGGAAAAAGCTCATATGCGTATTGTCTCTTCCATGTTTAAAGACTTGAATATCTAA